The following DNA comes from Anaerolineales bacterium.
TCAAGTGCTGGGCGCGCAGGCCGGGTTTCGAACGCCGCGCTCGGATCCTGCGCACACACATGGCCTTTCCGGTCACGATCGATAACGCCAGCGCGCTGCGCAGAATCTGCCCGCCACCCTCTCCCTGAGAACCATCGATTTCGATCACCGCCGCTCCTGTAACGGACTTCCACACCGGCCGCCGTCATTCTAGCAAACAAGCCTGAAAACCGCCTGTAATATGCAATACCGGCCTCGCAAATTCCAGGCCGGATCGCCTCGATATCCTCCCAATAAGAAACCGATGCGAACGGATGATTTACTTCCGGGCGTTCATGGCTGCCGACGGAGATTTCGTCATTCGCGTGATATGATGTTGGAATGAGAAAGCAAAGATGCCGAAAAGTGATTTGATACTCTCCCTTGCGAAAGTTCTCGTCGCCGCTGCCTGGGCCGACGAAGAGGTCTCCCACGACGAAATCAACGCCCTGAAAGACCTGCTCTTTCACTTGCCCGGTCTGTCGGCCAGGGACTGGGCGGAACTGGACATTTACATCGACTCGCCAATCGACCCATCCGAGAGAAATCGCTTGCTGCATGACCTGCGGGCAGCGATTCGGACCCGCAAGGATAAGGAGCTCGCCTCTGAAACTCTGGAACGGTTGATCCAGGCGGACGGCACCGTAACACCCGAGGAGCGAGCCGTTGCCAATGAGATTCAATCCGCGATCGATTCGATCAACACCAACATCTTCAGCCGCATGGGGAAGATGATACTCGCCTCGGCGAAAAAACGGTCACGGACTGTAGCCGGAACCGCCAATCGGGAACAATATCTGGAAGACTTCATCCGCAACCGCATCTACTACAAGATGAAACGAAAACTGGGGGAGAACGAGGCGGAGATTCCGCTTTCCGACGAAGAATTCCGAAAGCTTTGCCTGGCCAGCGGACTGCTCTCGCGCGTCGCCTTCGTAGACAAAGACGTTACGACGGAAGAGAGAGCGTCGATCGTGGAAATCCTGCGTAAAAGCTGGGACCTCCGGCAGGAAACGGCGGCGCTGGTAGCCGAGACCGCCATCAGCGCCTTTGAAGAAGGCGTGGACTACTATCGTCTCTCCCGAGAATTTTTCATCGCCACGGACGAAGGAGAGCGCATCAAATTCGTGCGTGCGCTCTTTCAAGTTGCAGCCGCCGACGGCGATCTGTCCCACGACGAAACCGAAGAAATCCGTAAGATCGCACAGGTCCTCAAGTTAACCCACAAGCAGTTCATCGACGCCAAATTGAGCGCCCGCTCCTGAACGTCCCTTTGAAGACTCCGGCGTAGTGCATTAGACAAACGGCAGTCAGTAAAAAAAGAAGCTCTCTGATGAGCTATCGCTGGCGATGGATGTGTATCCCTCGCCCGTCGGCTGCGGGTGGATATCTGCAGCCAGCGTCCAACATGATTGGGACAGCGTCTAATAATGACCCCAATCGAATGATCTACTGAGTCTTTGACACGTTCTTACTTGGAATATCCCGCCCGGTGCAGGTGTTCGGCGGCGGCAGACGTAATCGGGATCGTCACCTGTACGCGCGTCCCCTTACCTTTGGCGCTATCGATGTGCAGCAACCCGTTGACCAACTCGGCGCGTTCGCGCAGGTTGATCATTCCGAGGGAGCCGCGTTGATTGTAATTTTCTTCCACCGCAGCAACATCAAAGCCCACGCCGTCGTCCTGTATCTCCAGGAACAACATATCGCCCTTGCGCTTCAAACGAACGTAGATGTGCTCGGCCTGCGCGTGCTTGCGGGCGTTGTTCACCGCTTCATCCACGATGAAGAAGATTACGCCCTGCTTCCCGACCTCGATGTTTTCGCCCACGCCCTCATCCGCTTCCACAATCACATTCTGTTTGTGCGCCTCGTGGATCTTTTCCGCCAGCTGCCGGATTGCAGGCACCAGGCCTTCCGATTCCAGCACCAAAGGCCGCAGCGTAAAGAGCATCTGGCGGATTTCCTTGGTCGTCCGCCGTGCCAATTCTTCGATCTTGAAGAGTTCTTCGGCGGCCGAGTCGGGATCGCGAGAAAGAAGACGGCGGGCAAAATTCACCCGCATGGCGATGGCGCCGATGGACTGCGTGGGCCCATCGTGCAGGTCGCGCGCCAATTTCTTCTGCGCCTCTTCCTGGATTTCCATGATCCGTTCTTTTTCCTGCTCGAGCTCGCGGTAGAGCTGCGCGTTTTGCAGCGCCACCATGGCCTGATTGGCGACAGCGGCGATGATCTCCAAACGATCCGGAGTGAAATAATCTGGGTGAGGATGGGCAAACAGCAGCAATCCATACGCTTCGATACCGACGATCAAGGGCATACAAACGGCGACCTTGCACGAACGCACGCCCACCAGACGCTGGAGCTCCGGATCGCTGCTCGGATTGGAGACCATGCGCGGCGATCCGCTCGACAAAGACTCCTCAAGCATCCCTTGTTCGCCTGAAAACGTGACCCGCATGTCGGCGTGGGTGAGTCCCCGCGCAGCGGCAATGTACAGCGCATCGTCCGTAAAAAGCAGCAAAGCGCCGACGATCTTGCTCGCCGGCAAGCCGGGTTCGTCGAGGACTCCATAGGTCAGATCGAGAGTCATTTCCAAAACGCGCTCGTAATTCAACGTGGCGCTCAGTGATGTGGTCATGCTCAAAAGCGACCGCAGTTGCTGTAGCTGCCGCTGCAGTAAATGCTCGCGATCGGAAACCGACATATTGGATGGTTTCTCGTCTTTGGGACGATCCCGGTTTCCGAAAAGATCGTTCAGAAAAGCGACGACCGGCAGGAGGGCCAACAACGAGGACGCATCCATACGCTGCCCGAGAATGGAGGATATCTCGGTAATGATCGTTTGTAGCGATTGATGCCAATCAAGCATTTACCAATTCTCCGGGCATACCTTCCGCAGCACTTGATCCTCGATCCGCAGCACACGAACGTGGAAATGACAAGCGGTGAACATCCGCGGATCTCAATTCAACGTTACCTGCACTCTATTCCTACAAGTATGCACCATGAAGACCGCATATCGTGTTTACAATCAACCTACAAACTGCGCGCCGGGGCATTCCAGCCCGAACCAATCACCGGTTGACGCTTATCTATCAGGGCCCGCCGAGACGTAGACACGATTCGTCAGCTCTCGTTTGAGTGTGTGGATATCTCCCGTGCCGACGACCCGGATTTCGATCATGTCGGAAAGCGGCAATCGTCCGATGACTTCCACCAATGCACCGAGTTGCAGACCGATTTTGTATAAATAACGCAAAGCTGCCGGGTCATCGTCCAGAACGCGGGAAACACATGCCTGCCGCCCGACCTTGAGTTCTGTCAATTGGGTTTCGTCGAGCTGCGGTAGA
Coding sequences within:
- a CDS encoding TerB family tellurite resistance protein yields the protein MPKSDLILSLAKVLVAAAWADEEVSHDEINALKDLLFHLPGLSARDWAELDIYIDSPIDPSERNRLLHDLRAAIRTRKDKELASETLERLIQADGTVTPEERAVANEIQSAIDSINTNIFSRMGKMILASAKKRSRTVAGTANREQYLEDFIRNRIYYKMKRKLGENEAEIPLSDEEFRKLCLASGLLSRVAFVDKDVTTEERASIVEILRKSWDLRQETAALVAETAISAFEEGVDYYRLSREFFIATDEGERIKFVRALFQVAAADGDLSHDETEEIRKIAQVLKLTHKQFIDAKLSARS
- a CDS encoding GAF domain-containing sensor histidine kinase, which codes for MLDWHQSLQTIITEISSILGQRMDASSLLALLPVVAFLNDLFGNRDRPKDEKPSNMSVSDREHLLQRQLQQLRSLLSMTTSLSATLNYERVLEMTLDLTYGVLDEPGLPASKIVGALLLFTDDALYIAAARGLTHADMRVTFSGEQGMLEESLSSGSPRMVSNPSSDPELQRLVGVRSCKVAVCMPLIVGIEAYGLLLFAHPHPDYFTPDRLEIIAAVANQAMVALQNAQLYRELEQEKERIMEIQEEAQKKLARDLHDGPTQSIGAIAMRVNFARRLLSRDPDSAAEELFKIEELARRTTKEIRQMLFTLRPLVLESEGLVPAIRQLAEKIHEAHKQNVIVEADEGVGENIEVGKQGVIFFIVDEAVNNARKHAQAEHIYVRLKRKGDMLFLEIQDDGVGFDVAAVEENYNQRGSLGMINLRERAELVNGLLHIDSAKGKGTRVQVTIPITSAAAEHLHRAGYSK